A DNA window from Theobroma cacao cultivar B97-61/B2 chromosome 5, Criollo_cocoa_genome_V2, whole genome shotgun sequence contains the following coding sequences:
- the LOC18600576 gene encoding protein EFR3 homolog B, whose translation MGFISRKIFPACGSMCVCCPALRSRSRQPVKRYKKLLSEIFPKSPDAPPNERKIAKLCEYAAKNPFRIPKIAKYLEERCYKELRHEHIKFINIVTEAYHKLLCMCKEQMAYFAVNLLNVVGELLDNSKQDAMRILGCQTLTKFIYSQADGTYTHNIEKFVPKVCKLLREDGEEHQRRCLRASSLQCLSAMVWFMAQYSYIFATLDEMVHATLDNYELDTHAGDDNERGEPHHNWVDEVVRCEGRGAIVARDASPSNMIIRPQPEKKDPSLLTREETETPKVWAQICIQRMVELAKESTTLRQILDPMFVYFDSRQHWVSQQGLAMVVLSDMSYWEASGNQQLILAAVIRHLDHKNVAHDPQLKSYIVQVAAALARQIRSRGVLAEIGFVSDLCRHLRKSFQANLESVGEQELDLNILLQNSIEDCLLEIAKGIDDAQTLFNMMAISLEKLPSSGVVARATIGSLMILAHMISLALVSSRLQQVFPEALLVQLMKAMLHPNVEARVGAHQIFSALLIPSSNRPRHEVASMRSGYVYEPRRWRSNNASAFSSISALLEKLRREKDGIKMEKNSYCSHDDLKGKDNVEEDWKQGHVLKSSPNIYSITSIIDRTAAPNMVEAEPYIMKLTEDQIMQLLSAFWIQATLPDNLPSNIEAISHSFVLTLISLRLKNINDSLVVRFFQLPLSLKNISLDPSNGMLTPALQRSIFMLSMGMLMFAAKIHQIPDLNDLIKSIVPFDADPYLGISEDLQVFVRPQADVRGYGSVTDNQLASSLLMELRDKLDESNKVMMDILVQNLSTVTELEIDDLTKQLFEPFTPDDAFMFGPRSILDLDHDEMISQSKESLSFDEDVQTSSLLEDDARSEASVLDLSRFIPKVPASPSISHVISIGQLLESALEVAGQVAATSVSTSPLPFDTMASRCEAFGTGTRKKLSNWLAHENHQNGAADKFLPAVLADDRHMTLRKITSEGAFNGPVSRLDPCLAMRLPPASPFDNFLKAAGC comes from the exons ATGGGGTTCATCTCCAGGAAGATCTTCCCAGCTTGTGGAAGCATGTGTGTTTGCTGTCCTGCTTTGAGGTCAAGATCTCGACAACCTGTCAAGCGTTACAAGAAATTGTTGTCTGAAATATTTCCCAAGTCCCCT GATGCTCCTCCCAATGAAAGGAAAATTGCCAAGCTATGTGAATATGCTGCTAAAAATCCTTTCCGAATTCCCAAG ATTGCCAAGTATCTTGAAGAAAGATGCTACAAAGAGCTGCGCCATGAGCACATCAAATTCATCAATATTGTTACAGAAGCTTACCATAAGTTGCTTTGCATGTGCAAGGAACAGAT GGCATATTTTGCTGTTAACTTGCTGAATGTTGTTGGTGAACTGCTTGATAACTCTAAGCAAGATGCTATGCGGATACTTGGATGTCAAACCTTGACAAAGTTTATCTATAGTCAG GCAGATGGAACTTACACGCATAACATTGAAAAATTTGTTCCTAAAGTGTGTAAGTTGTTACGTGAGGATGGGGAAGAACATCAAAGACGTTGCTTAAGGGCATCTAGCTTGCAGTGCCTGTCTGCCATG GTCTGGTTCATGGCGcaatattcatatatttttgcTACTCTTGATGAG ATGGTACATGCCACTTTAGATAACTATGAGCTAGACACACATGCTGGAGATGATAATGAGAGAGGAGAGCCTCATCATAATTGGGTGGATGAAGTGGTTCGATGTGAGGGTAGAGGTGCCATTGTTGCCCGTGATGCCAGCCCTAGTAACATGATTATCAGGCCTCAACCAGAGAAAAAGGATCCCTCTCTTTTGACAAG GGAAGAGACTGAGACACCTAAAGTTTGGGCTCAAATTTGTATTCAAAGAATGGTTGAGCTGGCAAAGGAGAGTACAACATTGCGCCAAATACTGGATCCAATGTTTGTCTACTTTGATTCTAGACAGCACTGGGTTTCTCAGCAGGGGTTGGCAATGGTGGTTTTATCTGATATGTCCTACTGGGAGGCATCAG GGAATCAACAACTGATTTTAGCCGCTGTCATACGTCATCTAGACCACAAAAATGTGGCACATGATCCTCAACTAAAATCTTATATCGTACAAGTTGCTGCAGCTTTAGCTAGGCAAATAAGATCTAGAGGGGTGCTGGCTGAAATTGGTTTTGTTAGCGATCTGTGCAGGCATTTGAGGAAAAGTTTCCAAGCCAATCTTGAATCAGTAGGAGAGCAAGAGTTGGACTTAAATATCTTGCTTCAAAATTCCATTGAAGATTGCTTGCTGGAAATAGCAAAAGGG ATTGATGATGCACAAACTCTTTTCAACATGATGGCAATATCACTGGAGAAGTTGCCATCTTCTGGAGTTGTTGCTCGTGCAACGATTGGATCATTGATGATCCTTGCTCATATGATTTCATTAGCACTAGTCTCCTCTCGTTTACAGCAG GTGTTTCCTGAAGCACTTCTTGTCCAACTGATGAAAGCAATGTTGCATCCAAATGTTGAGGCCCGTGTGGGAGCACACCAGATATTTTCCGCTCTTCTTATTCCAAGTTCTAATCGTCCTCGACATGAAGTTGCATCTATGCGTTCTGGTTATGTCTATGAACCAAGGAGATGGCGCTCCAACAATGCTTCTGCATTTTCATCGATATCAGCTCTACTTGAAAAGCTCCGAAGGGAAAAGGACGGCatcaaaatggaaaaaaatagttattgTAGTCATGATGATCTTAAAGGAAAGGACAATGTGGAAGAGGACTGGAAGCAGGGCCATGTCCTCAAGAGTTCCCCTAACATCTACAGTATAACCTCTATTATTGACAGAACAGCTGCACCAAACATGGTTGAAGCG GAACCATATATCATGAAGCTTACAGAGGATCAGATAATGCAGTTACTCTCGGCCTTCTGGATACAGGCTACTCTTCCTGATAATTTGCCTTCAAATATAGAAGCTATATCTCACTCgtttgtgttaacattaatTTCGTTACGCTTGAAG AACATTAATGACAGCCTTGTTGTCCGCTTCTTCCAGCTTCCCTTGTCTCTAAAGAATATCTCCTTGGATCCTAGCAATG GGATGTTAACTCCAGCACTCCAGAGATCAATTTTTATGCTGTCAATGGGCATGCTGATGTTTGCGGCTAAGATACATCAAATTCCAGATCTAAACGATCTCATCAAGTCCATAGTTCCATTTGAC GCTGATCCTTATCTGGGCATCAGTGAAGACCTTCAAGTGTTTGTAAGGCCTCAGGCAGATGTCAGAGGTTATGGATCTGTTACTGATAACCAACTAGCCTCCTCTTTGCTAATGGAGTTGCGGGATAAATTAGATGAATCCAACAAGGTCATGATGGATATCTTGGTTCAGAATTTATCTACCGTTACTGAG CTGGAGATAGATGATCTGACAAAGCAACTGTTTGAACCATTCACACCTGATGATGCGTTCATGTTTGGTCCACGATCAATACTGGACTTGGACCACGATGAAATGATTTCCCAATCCAAAGAATCACTTTCCTTCGATGAG GATGTTCAAACAAGCTCATTACTTGAGGATGATGCAAGAAGTGAAGCATCTGTTCTTGACCTTTCCCGCTTCATTCCAAAAGTGCCTGCATCACCTTCAATCTCTCATGTTATTAGCATTGGACAGCTCCTGGAATCG GCACTTGAGGTGGCTGGTCAAGTTGCAGCGACATCTGTCTCTACATCACCTCTTCCGTTTGATACCATGGCTAGCCGATGTGAAGCATTTGGCACAGGTACAAGGAAGAAGCTCTCCAATTGGTTGGcccatgaaaatcatcaaaatggaGCCGCTGATAAATTTTTACCAGCAGTTCTTGCTGATGATAGACACATGACACTTAGGAAG ATAACAAGCGAAGGTGCTTTTAATGGACCTGTCTCTCGGCTAGACCCATGCTTGGCTATGAGGTTGCCTCCTGCTAGCCCTTTTGACAACTTCCTCAAAGCAGCAGGTTGTTGA